The following proteins come from a genomic window of Maniola jurtina chromosome 15, ilManJurt1.1, whole genome shotgun sequence:
- the LOC123872245 gene encoding uncharacterized protein LOC123872245 isoform X1: MGSGVSALANEIPGTDLRLPASGLRFTAQQIRSLNCYVDTLHEEDQNGRMSTETECAVENLVQRIVDGAGQRDPRFKCCHLVALHREKKMRSRSLEYLVTLDSLPVLNDGEDCQLLEGPVGYGKIRLGGREADKWAEFLTPAGYLCRDKVVERWVELIARCAQSKGGGASRALSASVLPHARPYTYCYLERASREAALERRLAIVEGCAWVMVRVGGAGRAGEAEAKLMLAVRAAGCSQQSYTTRVPLTHPLALLHYTSAQGGYYAAAVGPPSSLVNTERASTWQLWHPALEATLDSHSSHLSSMAKISGALNSLVDKMREGCFQGSALLISRYAAWCAYRRRLDRCALYRSAAARACVSSHAAHHLLLILDNLLYICERGGVAGYVYQIDRSSLVRRGARDTDWSQDAAAIRNCLLYLHRIAALFSVGEEIPQSPPEKLEAALISRWEGLSATPTAGGVGSFSRNQLAYLNRLIKELIACKNMITYDQHSTFRANLLQVTAQHQESIEELIHILAILLDQARDIYFTLHARSNLQPAVGEFDREMAVYRSKKWNKLKDYYDASSACLIDAVRRDPDIRREDLTDDLTIMKNVLHWLYKGAKDDKKYLGPVLKPFLNDLHVTASENSWFLEDFEAKKCTGEFEGLKDYCLKVHDGMEPCVGLLDAAKRLTWAKALVDLVDRYRHFDFRLVFPTGDGLAESYPVKLPSRREHRSARVLTLSRRDKAEAKLRLARRCVLAAFTTALVGRSQSKQISRHGSTEEILASVQNGSYWRNMTKPDIIPSASQETDLPKVRRRSRRRRPATSYGFPEISITNQSDTKTLRRKYHTLKSLVYTEPVESIRELRERPRSAGSSVREKDALSRPSILETLDFINGVKDALCVEESATSDAEDGAWSVQDEWMIGQASPLALIASRCGGALHLALGDVLHALLLRGKFTILQELCAWLGESSEGALFALHRLSRASRARSTERSTDTIWKLPETDVKLQEAPQRYRPKPPDYMSGDEAPQPPPLPRQSSRDKKLKRYPDISPPIQKMEQNMNQLQISPLKLSHKSPLPRNLNTQYTGIINPIYDIKIPRDKFTVKRTKSLGRTFSSRNLGLEITRYNLSLGQRNGKRTNDVVTAINDTTAETGLDVKSHFFQRYSTANIVGDSYRISRVTID; the protein is encoded by the exons ATGGGGTCAGGCGTATCTGCTCTAGCAAACGAAATACCAGGCACCGATCTGCGCCTGCCTGCATCGGGGCTGCGCTTCACGGCTCAGCAGATACGGTCCCTCAACTGCTATGTCGACACGCTGCACGAAGAAGATCAGAATG GTCGCATGTCAACGGAGACGGAATGCGCGGTGGAGAACCTTGTACAAAGAATAGTGGACGGTGCGGGTCAGAGAGACCCTCGCTTCAAATGCTGTCATCTCGTTGCGCTACATCGAGAAAAGAAG ATGCGTTCCCGATCTCTCGAATACTTGGTGACACTGGACTCTCTACCAGTGCTGAACGATGGTGAAGACTGCCAGCTATTGGAGGGGCCCGTGGGATATGGCAAGATCAGACTGGGCGGCCGGGAAGCGGATAAATGGGCTGAATTCCTAACTCCTGCTGGATATTTGTGcag GGACAAAGTAGTGGAGCGCTGGGTGGAGCTGATCGCCCGCTGTGCGCAGTCGAAGGGCGGGGGAGCCTCGCGCGCCCTCAGTGCCAGTGTGTTGCCTCATGCTCGACCCTACACCTACTGTTACTTGGAACGAG CTTCACGTGAAGCGGCGCTGGAGCGTCGCCTGGCGATAGTGGAAGGCTGCGCGTGGGTGATGGTGCGGGTGGGCGGTGCGGGGCGCGCGGGGGAGGCGGAGGCCAAGCTCATGCTCGCCGTCAGAGCTGCGGGCTGTAGCCAACAGTCATACACTACACGAGTGCCGCTGACGCATCCGTTGGCGTTGCTGCACTACACTAGTGCTCAGGGA ggttactaCGCAGCGGCAGTGGGCCCTCCATCATCACTAGTAAATACGGAAAGGGCTTCTACGTGGCAGTTGTGGCATCCCGCCTTAGAAGCGACCCTGGATTCGCATTCCTCACATCTGTCCTCTATGGCCAAGATCTCTGGAGCTCTCAATAGTTTGGTTGACAAGATGAGGGAAGGATGTTTTCAG GGTTCTGCTTTACTCATAAGCCGATACGCCGCCTGGTGCGCTTATCGAAGGCGGCTGGATCGCTGTGCCTTGTACCGCAGTGCTGCAGCGAGGGCGTGCGTGTCTTCACACGCTGCGCATCATTTGCTGCTCATTTTAGACAA TCTCTTATACATTTGTGAGCGCGGAGGAGTGGCCGGCTACGTGTACCAGATAGACAGGAGTTCGCTGGTGAGGCGAGGGGCTCGAGATACTGACTGGTCCCAAGACGCCGCCGCGATCAGGAACTGTCTCCTTTATCTACACAGGATTGCTG CCCTATTTTCAGTGGGCGAGGAAATTCCCCAGTCGCCACCAGAGAAACTAGAAGCCGCGCTGATCAGCCGCTGGGAAGGGCTGTCAGCGACGCCCACTGCTGGGGGAGTGGGCAGCTTCTCTAGGAACCAGCTTGCATACCTCAACAGACTCATCAAGGAGCTGATCGCTTGCAAGAATATGATTACTTAT GATCAGCACAGCACATTTCGCGCTAACTTACTTCAAGTGACAGCACAACATCAGGAAAGCATCGAGGAGCTCATCCATATCCTGGCAATCCTGTTGGACCAAGCTCGGGATATTTACTTCACTCTGCACGCACGCTCAAACTTGCAGCCAGCTGTGGGCGAATTCGACCGAGAAATGGCCGTTTATAG GTCCAAGAAATGGAACAAACTGAAGGACTATTATGACGCGTCGTCAGCTTGCCTCATTGATGCAGTCAGAAGAGACCCTGACATTCGGAGGGAGGACCTCACCGATGACCTCACAATCATGAAGAATGTACTACATTGGCTTTATAAAG GAGCGAAAGATGACAAAAAATACCTCGGTCCAGTACTAAAACCATTCCTCAACGACCTACATGTAACTGCATCAGAAAACTCGTGGTTCCTCGAAGACTTCGAAGCTAAGAAGTGTACGGGGGAGTTTGAGGGTCTGAAGGACTACTGCTTAAAGGTCCACGATGGTATGGAGCCATGTGTGGGTTTGCTGGACGCTGCCAAGAGGCTTACTTGGGCAAAGGCGCTGGTTGACCTGGTGGACCGATATCGACATTTTG aCTTCCGTCTGGTGTTTCCAACGGGCGATGGGCTAGCAGAGTCGTATCCAGTGAAGCTCCCTTCGCGAAGGGAGCACAGGTCCGCGCGGGTCCTGACCTTGAGTCGGAGGGATAAGGCGGAAGCCAAGCTGAGACTAGCAAGACGTTGTGTTTTGGCTGCTTTTACCACCGCCTTAGTGGGcag GTCCCAATCGAAACAGATATCAAGACACGGGAGTACAGAAGAAATTCTAGCAAGTGTCCAAAATGGAAGCTACTGGAGGAATATGACCAAACCTGACATCATACCTTCTGCTTCCCAAGAAACAGACCTTCCGAAAGTCAGACGAAGATCTAGGCGTAGAAGACCAGCTACATCCTATGGTTTCCCAGAAATTTCCATCACAAATCAATCAGATACTAAAACTTTAAGGAGGAAGTACCATACGTTGAAGAGTTTGGTGTACACGGAACCAGTGGAAAGTATTAGGGAGTTGAGAGAGAGACCGCGCTCTGCTGGGTCTAGTGTGAGGGAAAAAGATGCACTGAGTAGACCCAGTATACTTGAGACTCTGGACTTTATTAATGGCGTGAAGGATGCTTTGTGCG TGGAAGAATCTGCAACATCAGACGCAGAAGACGGAGCGTGGTCGGTTCAAGACGAGTGGATGATAGGGCAGGCATCTCCCCTCGCCCTTATTGCCAGTCGCTGTGGTGGTGCCTTACATCTAGCACTGGGGGATGTTCTTCACGCGTTATTGCTACGAGGGAAATTCACT ATTCTTCAGGAGCTTTGTGCATGGCTGGGCGAGTCTAGCGAAGGCGCCCTGTTCGCCCTGCATAGACTCTCACGAGCTTCCCGTGCTCGATCTACGGAACGTTCTACTGA CACAATATGGAAGCTACCAGAAACGGACGTGAAGTTGCAAGAGGCTCCACAGAGGTATCGACCGAAGCCGCCAGACTACATGTCCGGGGACGAGGCTCCTCAACCACCGCCATTACCGAGACAATCGAGTAGAGACAAGAAG ttaAAACGCTATCCAGACATATCGCCACCGATCCAAAAAATGGAGCAAAATATGAATCAACTACAAATAAGCCCACTCAAGCTCTCCCATAAATCCCCACTGCCACGAAATCTCAACACACAATATACAGGCATAATCAACCCTATATACGACATTAAGATACCCAGAGATAAATTCACTGTTAAAAGAACTAAATCACTAGGCAGAACTTTCAGTTCCCGAAATCTAGGTTTAGAAATAACTAGGTACAACTTGAGTCTAGGTCAGAGAAATGGTAAAAGAACTAATGATGTAGTAACGGCTATTAATGATACTACAGCTGAAACTGGTTTAGATGTTAAGAGTCATTTCTTTCAGAGATATAGTACTGCTAATATTGTAGGGGATTCGTATAGGATTAGTAGGGTTACAATTGATTGA
- the LOC123872245 gene encoding uncharacterized protein LOC123872245 isoform X2 translates to MGSGVSALANEIPGTDLRLPASGLRFTAQQIRSLNCYVDTLHEEDQNGRMSTETECAVENLVQRIVDGAGQRDPRFKCCHLVALHREKKMRSRSLEYLVTLDSLPVLNDGEDCQLLEGPVGYGKIRLGGREADKWAEFLTPAGYLCRDKVVERWVELIARCAQSKGGGASRALSASVLPHARPYTYCYLERASREAALERRLAIVEGCAWVMVRVGGAGRAGEAEAKLMLAVRAAGCSQQSYTTRVPLTHPLALLHYTSAQGGYYAAAVGPPSSLVNTERASTWQLWHPALEATLDSHSSHLSSMAKISGALNSLVDKMREGCFQGSALLISRYAAWCAYRRRLDRCALYRSAAARACVSSHAAHHLLLILDNLLYICERGGVAGYVYQIDRSSLVRRGARDTDWSQDAAAIRNCLLYLHRIAVGEEIPQSPPEKLEAALISRWEGLSATPTAGGVGSFSRNQLAYLNRLIKELIACKNMITYDQHSTFRANLLQVTAQHQESIEELIHILAILLDQARDIYFTLHARSNLQPAVGEFDREMAVYRSKKWNKLKDYYDASSACLIDAVRRDPDIRREDLTDDLTIMKNVLHWLYKGAKDDKKYLGPVLKPFLNDLHVTASENSWFLEDFEAKKCTGEFEGLKDYCLKVHDGMEPCVGLLDAAKRLTWAKALVDLVDRYRHFDFRLVFPTGDGLAESYPVKLPSRREHRSARVLTLSRRDKAEAKLRLARRCVLAAFTTALVGRSQSKQISRHGSTEEILASVQNGSYWRNMTKPDIIPSASQETDLPKVRRRSRRRRPATSYGFPEISITNQSDTKTLRRKYHTLKSLVYTEPVESIRELRERPRSAGSSVREKDALSRPSILETLDFINGVKDALCVEESATSDAEDGAWSVQDEWMIGQASPLALIASRCGGALHLALGDVLHALLLRGKFTILQELCAWLGESSEGALFALHRLSRASRARSTERSTDTIWKLPETDVKLQEAPQRYRPKPPDYMSGDEAPQPPPLPRQSSRDKKLKRYPDISPPIQKMEQNMNQLQISPLKLSHKSPLPRNLNTQYTGIINPIYDIKIPRDKFTVKRTKSLGRTFSSRNLGLEITRYNLSLGQRNGKRTNDVVTAINDTTAETGLDVKSHFFQRYSTANIVGDSYRISRVTID, encoded by the exons ATGGGGTCAGGCGTATCTGCTCTAGCAAACGAAATACCAGGCACCGATCTGCGCCTGCCTGCATCGGGGCTGCGCTTCACGGCTCAGCAGATACGGTCCCTCAACTGCTATGTCGACACGCTGCACGAAGAAGATCAGAATG GTCGCATGTCAACGGAGACGGAATGCGCGGTGGAGAACCTTGTACAAAGAATAGTGGACGGTGCGGGTCAGAGAGACCCTCGCTTCAAATGCTGTCATCTCGTTGCGCTACATCGAGAAAAGAAG ATGCGTTCCCGATCTCTCGAATACTTGGTGACACTGGACTCTCTACCAGTGCTGAACGATGGTGAAGACTGCCAGCTATTGGAGGGGCCCGTGGGATATGGCAAGATCAGACTGGGCGGCCGGGAAGCGGATAAATGGGCTGAATTCCTAACTCCTGCTGGATATTTGTGcag GGACAAAGTAGTGGAGCGCTGGGTGGAGCTGATCGCCCGCTGTGCGCAGTCGAAGGGCGGGGGAGCCTCGCGCGCCCTCAGTGCCAGTGTGTTGCCTCATGCTCGACCCTACACCTACTGTTACTTGGAACGAG CTTCACGTGAAGCGGCGCTGGAGCGTCGCCTGGCGATAGTGGAAGGCTGCGCGTGGGTGATGGTGCGGGTGGGCGGTGCGGGGCGCGCGGGGGAGGCGGAGGCCAAGCTCATGCTCGCCGTCAGAGCTGCGGGCTGTAGCCAACAGTCATACACTACACGAGTGCCGCTGACGCATCCGTTGGCGTTGCTGCACTACACTAGTGCTCAGGGA ggttactaCGCAGCGGCAGTGGGCCCTCCATCATCACTAGTAAATACGGAAAGGGCTTCTACGTGGCAGTTGTGGCATCCCGCCTTAGAAGCGACCCTGGATTCGCATTCCTCACATCTGTCCTCTATGGCCAAGATCTCTGGAGCTCTCAATAGTTTGGTTGACAAGATGAGGGAAGGATGTTTTCAG GGTTCTGCTTTACTCATAAGCCGATACGCCGCCTGGTGCGCTTATCGAAGGCGGCTGGATCGCTGTGCCTTGTACCGCAGTGCTGCAGCGAGGGCGTGCGTGTCTTCACACGCTGCGCATCATTTGCTGCTCATTTTAGACAA TCTCTTATACATTTGTGAGCGCGGAGGAGTGGCCGGCTACGTGTACCAGATAGACAGGAGTTCGCTGGTGAGGCGAGGGGCTCGAGATACTGACTGGTCCCAAGACGCCGCCGCGATCAGGAACTGTCTCCTTTATCTACACAGGATTGCTG TGGGCGAGGAAATTCCCCAGTCGCCACCAGAGAAACTAGAAGCCGCGCTGATCAGCCGCTGGGAAGGGCTGTCAGCGACGCCCACTGCTGGGGGAGTGGGCAGCTTCTCTAGGAACCAGCTTGCATACCTCAACAGACTCATCAAGGAGCTGATCGCTTGCAAGAATATGATTACTTAT GATCAGCACAGCACATTTCGCGCTAACTTACTTCAAGTGACAGCACAACATCAGGAAAGCATCGAGGAGCTCATCCATATCCTGGCAATCCTGTTGGACCAAGCTCGGGATATTTACTTCACTCTGCACGCACGCTCAAACTTGCAGCCAGCTGTGGGCGAATTCGACCGAGAAATGGCCGTTTATAG GTCCAAGAAATGGAACAAACTGAAGGACTATTATGACGCGTCGTCAGCTTGCCTCATTGATGCAGTCAGAAGAGACCCTGACATTCGGAGGGAGGACCTCACCGATGACCTCACAATCATGAAGAATGTACTACATTGGCTTTATAAAG GAGCGAAAGATGACAAAAAATACCTCGGTCCAGTACTAAAACCATTCCTCAACGACCTACATGTAACTGCATCAGAAAACTCGTGGTTCCTCGAAGACTTCGAAGCTAAGAAGTGTACGGGGGAGTTTGAGGGTCTGAAGGACTACTGCTTAAAGGTCCACGATGGTATGGAGCCATGTGTGGGTTTGCTGGACGCTGCCAAGAGGCTTACTTGGGCAAAGGCGCTGGTTGACCTGGTGGACCGATATCGACATTTTG aCTTCCGTCTGGTGTTTCCAACGGGCGATGGGCTAGCAGAGTCGTATCCAGTGAAGCTCCCTTCGCGAAGGGAGCACAGGTCCGCGCGGGTCCTGACCTTGAGTCGGAGGGATAAGGCGGAAGCCAAGCTGAGACTAGCAAGACGTTGTGTTTTGGCTGCTTTTACCACCGCCTTAGTGGGcag GTCCCAATCGAAACAGATATCAAGACACGGGAGTACAGAAGAAATTCTAGCAAGTGTCCAAAATGGAAGCTACTGGAGGAATATGACCAAACCTGACATCATACCTTCTGCTTCCCAAGAAACAGACCTTCCGAAAGTCAGACGAAGATCTAGGCGTAGAAGACCAGCTACATCCTATGGTTTCCCAGAAATTTCCATCACAAATCAATCAGATACTAAAACTTTAAGGAGGAAGTACCATACGTTGAAGAGTTTGGTGTACACGGAACCAGTGGAAAGTATTAGGGAGTTGAGAGAGAGACCGCGCTCTGCTGGGTCTAGTGTGAGGGAAAAAGATGCACTGAGTAGACCCAGTATACTTGAGACTCTGGACTTTATTAATGGCGTGAAGGATGCTTTGTGCG TGGAAGAATCTGCAACATCAGACGCAGAAGACGGAGCGTGGTCGGTTCAAGACGAGTGGATGATAGGGCAGGCATCTCCCCTCGCCCTTATTGCCAGTCGCTGTGGTGGTGCCTTACATCTAGCACTGGGGGATGTTCTTCACGCGTTATTGCTACGAGGGAAATTCACT ATTCTTCAGGAGCTTTGTGCATGGCTGGGCGAGTCTAGCGAAGGCGCCCTGTTCGCCCTGCATAGACTCTCACGAGCTTCCCGTGCTCGATCTACGGAACGTTCTACTGA CACAATATGGAAGCTACCAGAAACGGACGTGAAGTTGCAAGAGGCTCCACAGAGGTATCGACCGAAGCCGCCAGACTACATGTCCGGGGACGAGGCTCCTCAACCACCGCCATTACCGAGACAATCGAGTAGAGACAAGAAG ttaAAACGCTATCCAGACATATCGCCACCGATCCAAAAAATGGAGCAAAATATGAATCAACTACAAATAAGCCCACTCAAGCTCTCCCATAAATCCCCACTGCCACGAAATCTCAACACACAATATACAGGCATAATCAACCCTATATACGACATTAAGATACCCAGAGATAAATTCACTGTTAAAAGAACTAAATCACTAGGCAGAACTTTCAGTTCCCGAAATCTAGGTTTAGAAATAACTAGGTACAACTTGAGTCTAGGTCAGAGAAATGGTAAAAGAACTAATGATGTAGTAACGGCTATTAATGATACTACAGCTGAAACTGGTTTAGATGTTAAGAGTCATTTCTTTCAGAGATATAGTACTGCTAATATTGTAGGGGATTCGTATAGGATTAGTAGGGTTACAATTGATTGA